From Brassica oleracea var. oleracea cultivar TO1000 chromosome C3, BOL, whole genome shotgun sequence, a single genomic window includes:
- the LOC106328721 gene encoding transcription factor FER-LIKE IRON DEFICIENCY-INDUCED TRANSCRIPTION FACTOR-like yields the protein MEGTVNVLSNLSDIELHNFLVDPNFDQFINLIRGDDQTNKNPSLDFDLGGPFQNSPSFVDENHFIPSHVNDLFDELPDLDSNVAESFRSLDAESVKAGGDDDYNDCDDSSATTTHTDGSRKTRTDRSKTLISERKRRGRMKDKLYALRALVPNITKMDKASIVGDAVAYVQELQSQAKKLKADIAGLEASLNSTGGYQEPAPDAHKTRRGLNPPVSKKIIQMDVIQVEEKGFYVRLVCNKGVGVAPSLYKSLESLSSFEVQNSNLSSHSPDTYLLTYTLDGTCFEQSLNLPNLKLWITGSLLNQGFEFVKAFT from the exons ATGGAAGGAACAGTCAATGTTCTTTCAAACTTAAGCGACATAGAACTACACAACTTCTTGGTCGATCCAAACTTCGATCAGTTCATAAATCTCATTAGAGGAGATGATCAAACCAATAAAAACCCATCTCTTGATTTCGATCTTGGTGGTCCTTTCCAAAACAGTCCAAGTTTCGTCGACGAGAACCATTTTATCCCATCACATGTCAATGACCTTTTCGACGAACTGCCTGACTTGGACTCCAATGTCGCCGAGTCCTTCCGTAGCCTCGACGCAGAGAGTGTTAAGGCAGGCGGTGACGACGATTACAACGACTGCGACGACTCTTCAGCCACCACGACGCATACAGATGGAAGCCGTAAGACGAGGACGGATCGGTCAAAAACTTTGATCTCTGAGAGGAAAAGGAGAGGCCGTATGAAGGATAAGCTTTACGCATTGAGAGCTCTTGTTCCTAACATTACTAAG ATGGATAAAGCATCTATAGTTGGAGATGCGGTGGCGTATGTTCAAGAACTGCAATCCCAAGCCAAGAAACTCAAGGCAGACATCGCTGGCCTTGAAGCTTCTTTAAACTCTACTGGAGGGTACCAAGAACCTGCACCAGATGCTCACAAAACTCGTCGCGGCCTCAATCCTCCTGTTTCCAAGAAAATTATTCAG ATGGATGTTATTCAGGTAGAGGAGAAAGGATTTTATGTGAGATTGGTGTGTAATAAAGGAGTAGGTGTTGCTCCATCACTCTACAAGTCTTTGGAGTCTCTTTCAAGTTTCGAAGTGCAAAACTCCAATCTAAGCTCTCATTCTCCTGACACATACCTCTTGACATATACATTGGAT GGGACATGTTTTGAACAGAGTTTAAACTTGCCTAACCTGAAGCTGTGGATCACTGGATCACTTCTAAACCAAGGTTTTGAATTCGTCAAGGCATTTACTTGA
- the LOC106328722 gene encoding uncharacterized protein LOC106328722, protein MEADQTVLCQLLAVDLSDYCYRVCSRCERVLPGDNSKCVFSSASSLCKFCQSNEPKLLYRVLMSVVTDTSVKTVICFDRAATVLFGCSADEFFHFTKLNPKAASMVNQVFDGEMLRMTLTRPKNLNAQHMRVTSVVPLRSGFQPAIVTLRQLCCTKSASLGGLFYNK, encoded by the exons ATGGAAGCCGATCAAACGGTTCTTTGCCAATTGCTTGCCGTCGACCTCAGCGACTATTGCTACAGAGTTTGCTCTCGCTGCGAGAGGGTCCTTCCCGGAGATAATAGCAAATGCGTCTTCTCTTCTGCTTCCTCGTTATGCAAATTCTGCCAATCAAACGAACCCAAGCTGCTTTACCGTGTTCTC ATGTCTGTAGTAACAGATACATCAGTTAAAACTGTCATCTGTTTTGATAGAGCTGCTACTGTCCTCTTCGGTTGCTCAGCTGATGAGTTCTTCCACTTCACCAAACTCAATCCTAAAGCCG CATCTATGGTTAATCAGGTCTTTGATGGAGAGATGCTTCGGATGACGCTGACTCGGCCTAAAAACCTTAATGCCCAACACATGAGAGTGACTTCTGTTGTTCCCCTAAGATCAGGTTTTCAGCCTGCTATTGTTACGCTGAGACAGCTCTGCTGTACAAAAAGTGCTTCTTTGGGGGGATTGTTCTATAACAAATAA